In Halictus rubicundus isolate RS-2024b chromosome 5, iyHalRubi1_principal, whole genome shotgun sequence, one genomic interval encodes:
- the LOC143354620 gene encoding uncharacterized protein LOC143354620, translated as MKSRLVILLFATYVACQCLTAAREIGKQDGDMEAAASHHHHEKGGGEEHHSDHHNKHGDKGEKGYKSSHHHEKGDKGHHDKDEHKGYYDEEEGHKKNHHHDDGYYAEHHKGEKGEKGHKFHEDGHYGKGHSTKGHHEVHKVDEFKKDKEFFDEHHDSGHHEDHGGHHHDYGHKKGGHFKKGHHDEGEHEDHYGKKGHFEKGHHHHDHKGHKSSDGHDEHHEHHSKHGKKGGHDDHKSWGFKKGH; from the coding sequence ATGAAGTCCCGCCTGGTGATACTGCTTTTCGCGACCTACGTCGCCTGTCAATGTCTGACAGCGGCCCGGGAAATCGGCAAGCAAGATGGCGACATGGAGGCAGCGGCGTCTCATCACCATCACGAGAAGGGCGGCGGTGAGGAGCACCATTCCGACCACCATAATAAACATGGCGACAAGGGCGAGAAAGGTTACAAGTCGTCGCACCATCACGAGAAAGGTGACAAGGGCCATCACGACAAAGACGAGCACAAAGGCTACTACGACGAGGAGGAAGGCCACAAGAAGAACCATCATCACGATGACGGATACTACGCCGAGCATCACAAGGGTGAGAAGGGCGAGAAGGGACACAAGTTCCACGAGGACGGCCACTATGGAAAGGGACACAGCACCAAGGGACACCACGAGGTCCACAAAGTAGACGAGTTCAAGAAGGACAAGGAGTTCTTCGACGAACACCATGACTCCGGACACCACGAGGATCATGGCGGTCATCATCACGATTACGGCCACAAGAAGGGCGGCCACTTCAAGAAGGGCCATCACGACGAAGGCGAGCACGAGGATCATTACGGAAAGAAGGGACACTTCGAGAAGGGACATCATCATCACGATCATAAGGGACACAAGAGCTCCGACGGCCACGATGAGCATCACGAGCATCATTCCAAGCATGGCAAGAAGGGGGGACACGACGACCACAAGTCGTGGGGATTCAAAAAGGGCCATTAA
- the LOC143354582 gene encoding uncharacterized protein LOC143354582, whose translation MTRSLWLCLGLAVACTCVSLASAKQLRSKRDLEVAASHHGGGGGGGGGGGGSGHESGGGHEHHGSHHEEHGEKGEKGYKNHHHHDHGDHGHYGKDHDEGHHGEHGGHKKGHHDEHEEHGSHHEHEDGHKGSKYGHKKGHKKGEKTHGYHHKAHKDEYHKEHKFYDDYHKGGHHEKHGNHHGHHESSDGHHKKGGHHHSGHHSDHHGKKGHFDKGHYDDDHKGFQGKHGYDEHHAHHEDYGNKHEHHGGKSHGYSSGGGHGGGGGGGGHGGGGGGGHGGGGHGGHHRR comes from the coding sequence ATGACCAGAAGTTTGTGGCTCTGCCTCGGCTTGGCCGTGGCTTGCACGTGCGTCTCCTTGGCCTCGGCTAAACAGTTGAGGAGCAAGAGGGACCTCGAGGTGGCGGCCAGCCACCATggtggcggcggtggtggcggaggtggtggtggcggtAGCGGTCACGAAAGCGGCGGTGGTCACGAGCATCATGGCAGCCATCACGAGGAACACGGTGAAAAAGGGGAGAAGGGCTACAAGAACCACCATCACCACGACCATGGGGATCACGGTCATTACGGTAAGGACCACGACGAAGGACACCATGGGGAGCATGGTGGACACAAGAAGGGCCACCACGACGAGCACGAAGAGCACGGAAGCCACCACGAGCACGAGGACGGACACAAGGGCTCGAAGTACGGGCACAAGAAGGGCCACAAGAAGGGAGAAAAAACCCACGGCTATCATCACAAGGCTCACAAAGATGAGTACCATAAGGAACACAAGTTTTACGATGATTACCACAAGGGTGGACACCATGAGAAACACGGGAATCATCATGGACACCATGAAAGCAGCGACGGCCACCACAAGAAGGGCGGCCATCATCATTCCGGACATCATAGCGATCATCACGGCAAGAAGGGACACTTCGATAAGGGACACTACGACGACGACCACAAAGGTTTCCAGGGCAAACATGGATACGACGAACACCACGCGCATCACGAGGATTATGGCAACAAACATGAACACCATGGAGGAAAATCTCACGGATACTCCAGCGGAGGCGGACATGGAGGTGGCGGTGGAGGTGGTGGTCACGGAGGCGGTGGAGGTGGTGGTCACGGAGGCGGTGGTCATGGGGGACATCATCGACGTTAG
- the LOC143354621 gene encoding uncharacterized protein LOC143354621, producing MLRLACPLVFCLLLQQACYARELSVHRGRREVEPGETNGHQLVPVATSGTATDHSSGDLETAASGHHGHHQESGGGENHHADHHEEHGAKGEKGYKSHHHHDKNDKGEHDKHHDSGHHEEHGGQKKGHHDEHEKYGEHHEGEKGHKGGKFGEKKGHKKGHKTKGYHNKFHKDEYHKEHKFYDDYHKGGHHKKHGDFHGHHEKKEGGHKKDGHQHSGYHEDHHGKKGHHDKGHLDEQHKGHHGKHGHDEHYSHHDSFGKKGDHHSGKKFGYNKGHKG from the coding sequence ATGCTCCGGCTCGCGTGTCCCCTCGTCTTCTGCCTGCTGTTGCAGCAGGCGTGTTACGCGCGAGAATTGAGCGTGCACCGTGGTCGTCGGGAGGTCGAACCGGGGGAAACGAACGGTCACCAGTTAGTTCCGGTGGCGACTTCCGGTACCGCGACCGACCACTCTTCCGGTGACCTGGAGACGGCTGCTTCGGGTCATCACGGTCATCACCAGGAGTCCGGCGGCGGCGAGAATCATCACGCGGACCACCACGAGGAACACGGGGCGAAGGGCGAGAAAGGCTACAAGAGCCATCATCATCACGACAAGAACGACAAAGGTGAGCACGACAAGCACCACGACTCCGGCCACCACGAGGAACACGGTGGCCAGAAGAAGGGCCACCATGACGAGCACGAGAAATACGGGGAGCACCATGAAGGAGAGAAGGGCCACAAGGGTGGCAAGTTCGGCGAGAAGAAGGGACACAAGAAGGGCCACAAGACCAAAGGCTACCACAACAAGTTCCACAAGGATGAGTACCACAAGGAGCACAAGTTCTACGACGACTACCACAAAGGTGGACATCACAAGAAGCACGGGGACTTTCATGGACACCACGAGAAGAAAGAGGGCGGCCACAAGAAAGACGGACACCAACACTCCGGTTACCACGAGGACCATCACGGGAAAAAGGGACATCACGATAAAGGACATCTCGACGAGCAGCACAAGGGTCATCACGGGAAACATGGCCACGACGAGCATTACAGCCATCATGATTCGTTTGGCAAGAAGGGTGATCACCATTCTGGGAAGAAGTTTGGGTACAATAAGGGACACAAGGGCTGA